One stretch of Caloenas nicobarica isolate bCalNic1 chromosome 4, bCalNic1.hap1, whole genome shotgun sequence DNA includes these proteins:
- the ETNPPL gene encoding ethanolamine-phosphate phospho-lyase encodes MEQRYSKAETLALRRKHIGPSCKVFFAKDPLKIVRAQGQYMFDEKGEKYLDCINNVAHVGHSHPYVIKAATKQMELLNTNSRFLHDNLVQYAQRLTATLPEKLSVCYFVNSGSEANDLALRLARRYHGHQDVITLENAYHGHVTSVIDISPYKFNELGKDSQKEFVHVAPSPDIYRGKYREDHPDPASAYAEEVKKIIEETQKNGRKIAAFIAESMQSCGGQIIPPVGYFQKVAEYVHAAGGVFIADEVQVGFGRIGKHFWAFQLQGEDFVPDIVTMGKPIGNGHPMSCVVTTREIAESFGASGLEYFNTFGGNPVSCAIGLAVLEVIEKEDLQGNATRVGSYLLELLAEQKKKHPLVGDIRGVGLFVGVDLVKDQQMRTPATAEALHLIYKLKEHQILLSADGPHRNVLKFKPPMCFSMEDAKHVVETMDALLTEMEEANGMKTENDASTNAQCKRKTTEGSSQPEGANESITHMNGTACRQENGLFSKKCSVPSERIRT; translated from the exons ATGGAGCAGCGGTACAGCAAAGCCGAGACCCTCGCCCTGCGGAGGAAGCACATCGG gcCTTCCTGCAAAGTTTTCTTTGCCAAGGACCCTCTGAAGATAGTGCGGGCTCAGGGCCAATATATGTTtgatgagaaaggagaaaaatacttaGACTGTATCAACAACGTTGCACATG ttGGCCACAGTCATCCATACGTGATAAAGGCTGCGACAAAGCAGATGGAACTGCTCAATACAAATTCACGGTTCCTGCATGACAACCTTGTTCAGTACGCACAGCGTCTTACAGCCACCCTGCCCGAGAAACTCTCTGTTTGCTATTTTGTTAACTCTGG GTCTGAAGCCAATGATCTTGCTTTACGACTGGCTCGGCGGTACCATGGGCACCAAGATGTGATCACCCTTGAAAA TGCTTACCATGGCCACGTTACATCTGTGATTGACATCAGTCCCTATAAATTTAATGAGCTGGGAAAGGACAGCCAGAAGGAGTTTGTGCATGTG GCTCCTTCTCCAGATATCTACAGAGGGAAATATAGGGAAGACCACCCAGATCCAGCAAGCGCTTATGCTGAAGAGGTGAAAAAGATCAttgaagaaacacagaagaatGGACGCAAG ATTGCTGCCTTCATAGCCGAATCCATGCAGAGCTGTGGAGGCCAAATAATTCCACCTGTGGGCTACTTCCAGAAAGTGGCAGA GTACGTGCATGCGGCAGGTGGTGTGTTCATAGCTGATGAGGTCCAGGTTGGCTTTGGCAGAATTGGGAAGCATTTTTGGGCATTCCAGCTGCAAGGCGAAGACTTTGTGCCTGACATTGTCACCATGGGGAAGCCCATTGGTAATGGCCACCCTATGTCTTGTGTGGTTACAACAAGGGAAATTGCTGAAAGTTTTGGTGCCTCTGGACTGGAGTATTTCAATACA TTTGGAGGAAATCCAGTGTCTTGTGCTATTGGTTTGGCTGTGCTAGAAGTAATAGAAAAAGAAGATCTCCAAGGAAATGCTACACGTGTAGGAAGTTACCTCCTGGAGTTGCTGGCTgagcaaaagaagaaacatcCCTTAGTGGGAGATATCAG GGGTGTTGGCTTGTTTGTTGGAGTGGATCTGGTGAAAGATCAACAAATGCGAACACCAGCCACGGCTGAAGCCCTCCACCTTATTTACaa GCTGAAAGAGCATCAGATACTTCTTAGTGCAGACGGACCTCACAGAAACGTACTAAAATTTAAACCACCGATGTGTTTCAGTATGGAGGATGCAAAACATGTCGTGGAGACAATGGATGCACTTCTCACAG aaatggaaGAGGCAAATggaatgaagacagaaaatgatgCATCTACAAATGCACAGTGTAAAAGAAAA acgACTGAAGGCAGTTCTCAACCAGAAGGTGCAAATGAAAGCATCACTCATATGAATGGAACTGCCTGCAGACAGGAAAATGggcttttttctaaaaaatgctCAGTGCCAAGTGAAAGAATAAGAACATGA